One stretch of Leptospira hartskeerlii DNA includes these proteins:
- a CDS encoding porin OmpL1, giving the protein MVRNITKALLVFAVLCSSFGLSAKSYITGGLGLQFDLGSLGDTIATDGLDASGSYKTTDSTGTQNGVLPRRAIIPENRLLSLQHTTNGLISAKTSGAMTGLTVSLGYEQDFGKAFFWRVNAHYTRKVMGGDTSAKFLGQGFYDITWDYHALQVPVNVGIKMSVTEDTSFYIGAGVHYFNGGWSLAGNNRLNDVHSAVVNALVASGQTQAQAESSTLAGLIADGTDPSANWEKTTFQVSGVAPNWLLGAQTKISDKGSLYMEVETLFSFKYGIGHPRSAGGAQGLAPSVAYPQVLGGNQYRFGYKHEI; this is encoded by the coding sequence ATGGTTCGTAACATCACGAAAGCTTTGCTAGTTTTCGCCGTACTTTGTTCTTCATTCGGCTTAAGCGCAAAGTCTTACATCACTGGAGGCCTCGGTCTTCAATTTGACCTTGGATCATTGGGCGATACAATTGCGACTGACGGTTTGGATGCATCTGGAAGTTATAAAACTACTGATTCAACCGGAACTCAAAACGGGGTTCTTCCTCGTCGTGCAATCATTCCTGAAAACCGTTTGCTAAGCTTACAGCACACTACAAACGGATTGATCAGCGCTAAAACTAGCGGTGCAATGACTGGTCTTACTGTTTCCTTAGGATATGAGCAAGATTTCGGAAAAGCTTTCTTCTGGAGAGTTAACGCACACTACACTCGTAAAGTTATGGGTGGAGATACTTCCGCTAAATTCTTAGGTCAAGGGTTCTATGACATCACTTGGGACTACCATGCACTTCAAGTTCCAGTAAACGTAGGTATCAAAATGTCCGTTACTGAAGATACTTCCTTCTATATCGGAGCAGGGGTTCACTACTTCAATGGTGGATGGAGTTTAGCAGGAAACAACCGTTTAAATGATGTTCATAGTGCGGTAGTCAATGCTCTAGTCGCTAGTGGACAAACCCAAGCACAAGCAGAGTCTTCTACTTTAGCTGGCTTAATTGCTGACGGAACTGATCCTTCTGCGAACTGGGAAAAAACTACCTTCCAAGTTTCCGGAGTTGCTCCAAACTGGCTACTCGGAGCTCAAACTAAAATTTCCGACAAAGGTTCCCTATATATGGAAGTTGAAACTCTATTCTCCTTCAAATATGGTATCGGTCACCCAAGATCAGCAGGTGGAGCGCAAGGTTTAGCACCTTCTGTTGCTTATCCTCAAGTTCTTGGTGGAAACCAGTACAGATTCGGATACAAACACGAAATCTAA